A DNA window from Bos javanicus breed banteng chromosome 10, ARS-OSU_banteng_1.0, whole genome shotgun sequence contains the following coding sequences:
- the ATP6V1D gene encoding V-type proton ATPase subunit D: MSGKDRIEIFPSRMAQTIMKARLKGAQTGRNLLKKKSDALTLRFRQILKKIIETKMLMGEVMREAAFSLAEAKFTAGDFSTTVIQNVNKAQVKIRAKKDNVAGVTLPVFEHYHEGTDSYELTGLARGGEQLAKLKRNYAKAVELLVELASLQTSFVTLDEAIKITNRRVNAIEHVIIPRIERTLAYIITELDEREREEFYRLKKIQEKKKILKEKSDKDLEQRRAAGEVIEPANLLAEEKDEDLLFE, from the exons ATGTCGGGCAAAGACCGAATTGAAATCTTTCCCTCGCGAAT GGCACAGACCATCATGAAGGCTCGGTTAAAAGGAGCACAGACAGGTCGAAACCTCCTGAAGAAAAAATCTGATGCCTTAACTCTTCGATTTCGACAGATCCTTAAGAAGATAATAGAG ACTAAAATGTTGATGGGTGAAGTGATGAGAGAAGCTGCCTTTTCACTTGCTGAGGCCAAGTTCACAGCAGGGGACTTCAG caccacagttatCCAAAATGTAAATAAGGCCCAAGTGAAGATTAGAGCAAAGAAAGATAATGTAGCAG GTGTTACATTGCCAGTATTTGAACATTATCATGAAGGAACTGACA GTTATGAACTGACTGGTTTAGCCAGAGGTGGGGAACAGTTGGCTAAACTGAAGAGGAATTATGCCAAAGCAGTGGAACTACTGGTGGAACTGGCTTCACTGCAG ACGTCCTTTGTTACTTTGGATGAAGCTATTAAGATAACCAACAGGCGTGTAAACGCTATTGAACATG TCATCATTCCCCGGATTGAACGTACCCTTGCTTATATCATCACAGAGCTGGATGAAAGAGAGCGAGAGGAGTTCTACAG gttaaagaaaatacaggagaagaaaaagattcTCAAGGAGAAGTCTGATAAGGACTTGGAGCAACGGAGGGCAGCCGGAGAGGTGATAGAGCCTGCTAATCTCCTGGCTGAAGAGAAGGATGAAGATCTTCTGTTTGAATAA